A single genomic interval of uncultured Sphaerochaeta sp. harbors:
- a CDS encoding TolC family protein: protein MKRYLPIMILLLSALSSLAASSYPDLTPVDLAGESELPLEAEAIDAFLDTWREEAHPTTSSLLEQLETKLKENDWQLQQLSDVVGIQEAQLEFSLSQGRPTWGVSATPYTYNDMTVQTGASPPAPSVVRTKSHSFQVGGTLTDTLSTGATLQLSANQKSSYSMTSTKDAWTQTPTVSLSLRQPLWIGEGLVDLSYQDKQVEKQRIALSDAIYSKDGLQRALILQNIRLLLLRQSLLENRYILSARVSLADTARKRAKEDLDEGLISRQAYESSQLAYQQSLSAYQAVNRELDTLSVTLKRVWEDDLPPQVSVTDFNPVSLMENGYDLEALFSRYLSQDTAYQQALLEMQKATIETGMFSVQDAPALQLSFQMSPFYSPSDGNSFFSSFGELFSDANPQMTFSIAFSATDLFRKSSSLQQSLAQEALDSAKAGLEIAYAEAEDTVQEIEQEIVGYLSDLGVQLADYRLKEALLSSEQIRFEASISDKQSLLQRELDWYQAAFTVLGTLRELEFLYLQMRLQGLLG, encoded by the coding sequence ATGAAACGATACCTACCAATTATGATACTCTTACTGTCTGCGCTCTCATCCCTTGCTGCCTCCTCCTATCCTGATCTTACTCCTGTGGATTTGGCAGGGGAGTCTGAACTCCCCTTGGAGGCTGAAGCAATTGATGCATTCCTTGATACCTGGAGAGAGGAGGCACATCCAACTACTTCCAGTTTGCTGGAGCAGCTGGAAACAAAACTGAAAGAGAATGACTGGCAGCTGCAGCAGCTCTCAGATGTAGTTGGCATCCAGGAAGCACAACTGGAATTCTCTCTCTCCCAGGGCCGGCCCACATGGGGAGTGAGTGCAACTCCCTATACCTACAATGACATGACCGTGCAGACTGGAGCTTCTCCTCCTGCTCCTTCTGTTGTAAGAACCAAGAGCCACTCCTTCCAGGTAGGGGGAACCCTCACTGATACCCTCTCTACAGGGGCGACCTTGCAGCTCTCCGCTAACCAGAAAAGCTCGTACAGCATGACCAGTACAAAAGATGCCTGGACACAGACACCCACCGTTTCCCTCTCCCTTCGCCAACCACTTTGGATCGGGGAGGGATTGGTTGACCTCTCCTACCAGGACAAGCAGGTGGAGAAACAACGTATTGCTCTCTCTGATGCCATCTACTCCAAGGATGGACTGCAGCGTGCGCTCATCCTGCAGAATATTCGCCTCCTCTTGCTCCGTCAGAGCTTGCTGGAGAACCGATATATACTCTCTGCAAGAGTCAGCTTGGCCGATACTGCAAGAAAGAGGGCCAAAGAGGATTTGGACGAAGGCCTTATCAGCCGCCAGGCGTATGAGAGCAGCCAGCTTGCCTACCAGCAGAGCCTGAGTGCTTACCAAGCAGTGAATCGCGAACTTGATACTCTTTCGGTTACCTTAAAGCGGGTATGGGAAGATGATCTCCCCCCGCAGGTATCAGTTACTGACTTCAACCCCGTTTCCCTCATGGAAAATGGGTATGACCTTGAAGCACTGTTTTCACGATATCTATCCCAGGACACTGCCTACCAGCAAGCATTGTTGGAGATGCAGAAGGCAACCATCGAAACTGGGATGTTTTCTGTGCAGGATGCTCCAGCCCTTCAGTTGAGCTTCCAGATGAGTCCTTTCTACTCCCCAAGTGATGGTAATTCGTTCTTTTCATCCTTTGGTGAGCTTTTCTCAGATGCCAACCCTCAGATGACTTTCTCCATAGCATTCAGTGCAACCGATCTGTTCAGGAAATCATCCTCATTGCAACAGTCACTTGCTCAGGAAGCACTGGACTCTGCGAAGGCTGGTCTTGAGATCGCCTATGCAGAAGCTGAGGATACCGTACAGGAAATTGAGCAGGAAATCGTTGGGTATCTCTCTGATCTGGGTGTCCAGCTTGCTGACTACCGGTTAAAAGAAGCATTGCTTTCCAGTGAGCAGATACGATTCGAGGCATCGATAAGTGACAAGCAATCCCTTCTACAGAGGGAGTTGGACTGGTACCAGGCAGCCTTTACTGTGCTAGGGACACTCAGGGAGTTGGAATTTCTCTATCTCCAGATGCGCCTACAGGGGTTGCTAGGATAG
- a CDS encoding MFS transporter: MRITNYRSFMIHALFLSLTMSFIDVNTVAPAMLSETGATTFHLGLLTAIMVGFGSFMQLLFATFIMGFKHKKPALLGGIYLRVAALASLGIFLRNLGSPATWKIWLILFLITVFSFSGAWANIAYTDILGSTIEKPQRKKLLTQKQLITSIGLIISSVVVKLVLSYLSYPDSYSLLFLMASLLLLLATSGFWMLKEGEPPQQKKQTLGERLGMFAHAIKEDRNVRLYLLLVNTSGVILSTLPFLVVLANQRYGLDGGRTGTFLLFQLSGSLLATMLTNLFSKGQRYRPLIYLFILLGVSTPIIALLLIATPLLYPLAFMIGGATGALYHILTVGILLEISNNENRPIYFGIGGAGALMNILYPMLAGLLLPSLGFPLIFILTSCYMLFGIYAAKHLDCGIFS; the protein is encoded by the coding sequence ATGAGGATTACCAACTATCGCTCTTTCATGATCCATGCATTGTTCCTTTCGCTTACCATGAGTTTCATAGATGTGAATACCGTCGCCCCAGCCATGCTAAGCGAAACTGGGGCTACTACCTTTCACCTAGGACTCCTGACTGCCATCATGGTGGGATTCGGTAGCTTCATGCAACTGTTGTTTGCTACCTTTATCATGGGATTCAAGCACAAGAAACCGGCCCTTCTTGGGGGAATCTACCTCAGGGTTGCTGCACTTGCAAGCCTTGGCATATTCTTGCGAAACCTTGGATCCCCTGCCACCTGGAAAATATGGCTTATTCTCTTCTTGATCACCGTATTCTCCTTCAGCGGTGCATGGGCAAACATCGCCTACACCGATATTCTTGGAAGCACGATTGAAAAACCTCAACGAAAGAAACTACTCACCCAGAAACAACTGATTACCAGTATTGGATTGATCATCAGTTCAGTTGTGGTAAAGCTTGTACTCTCCTACCTCTCCTACCCCGACAGCTACAGCCTGCTTTTCCTTATGGCAAGTCTGCTTCTTCTCCTGGCAACCAGTGGCTTCTGGATGCTGAAAGAGGGAGAACCTCCCCAGCAAAAAAAACAGACTCTAGGAGAAAGACTGGGTATGTTTGCCCATGCCATCAAGGAAGACCGAAATGTCAGGCTCTATCTGCTTTTGGTGAATACCTCAGGGGTTATCCTCTCTACCCTGCCATTCTTGGTGGTTCTGGCAAATCAACGCTATGGATTGGATGGAGGAAGAACGGGAACCTTCCTGTTGTTCCAGCTTTCCGGTTCCCTTCTTGCAACCATGCTGACCAACCTGTTCAGCAAGGGACAGCGCTATCGCCCGCTTATCTATCTTTTCATCCTTCTCGGTGTCTCCACCCCGATCATTGCTCTCTTGTTGATAGCAACCCCACTACTCTACCCACTTGCTTTCATGATCGGAGGAGCTACCGGTGCTCTCTATCACATACTTACCGTGGGGATTCTTTTGGAAATTTCCAACAATGAGAACCGCCCAATTTATTTTGGAATTGGCGGTGCTGGTGCCTTGATGAATATCCTCTACCCCATGCTTGCTGGTCTCTTGCTCCCCTCCCTAGGGTTTCCACTTATCTTCATACTTACCAGTTGCTATATGCTTTTTGGTATCTACGCCGCCAAACATTTGGATTGTGGCATATTTTCCTGA
- a CDS encoding FGGY-family carbohydrate kinase, producing the protein MKQQYIVAIDGGTQSTKVTMFDTLGEEICSNTVPLKEIHLYGEGKAEHPDDDLWDSLQQACKGMLQAFQGNREDIIGIGLGSIRCCRALLKKDGSLASPVQSWMDIRLSYPYEHEDDEVRYVTTATGYLTHRLTRETRDTRSNYVGPWPINPESLQWYPDGELFDSYSTPRDMLFDLVDPSTILGSVTEQASKATGLPEGIPVVSTANDKAVEGLGAGLADKGTVLVSLGTYITSMMVGDTYQEDATYYWSNPGAVPGEFLYESNGIRRGMATVTWIKDLMGTGLVESAKEHNMSPEAYLNVLGKDVSAGCDGLYTILHWLARPTQQWERGIMIGFNGKHKGKHMFRSVLEGISMTMKNHAQAMCDEMGVEIKHLIVSGGGSNGELFMQILADVFGVPAHRNQTNESASMGAAICTALALGIYPDRASAIEHMVRVRDTFLPDKANVALYERINREVYTKISPATEEVLQASHRIFHD; encoded by the coding sequence ATGAAACAGCAGTACATAGTAGCAATTGACGGAGGCACACAAAGTACCAAGGTGACCATGTTTGACACCCTTGGGGAGGAAATCTGCTCAAATACCGTGCCGCTCAAGGAAATCCATCTCTATGGAGAGGGTAAGGCTGAACATCCTGATGATGATTTGTGGGATAGCCTGCAGCAAGCTTGCAAGGGCATGCTCCAGGCCTTCCAGGGGAACAGGGAAGATATCATTGGAATCGGTTTGGGATCCATCCGTTGCTGCCGTGCCCTCCTTAAGAAGGACGGAAGTCTGGCTTCGCCTGTGCAGAGCTGGATGGATATCCGCCTTTCCTATCCATATGAACATGAAGATGATGAGGTTCGGTATGTTACCACTGCTACCGGGTATCTGACCCATCGACTTACCAGAGAGACAAGGGATACCCGCTCTAACTACGTCGGTCCCTGGCCCATCAATCCAGAGTCCCTTCAATGGTACCCGGATGGTGAGCTCTTCGACTCCTACTCTACTCCACGGGATATGCTCTTCGATTTGGTTGACCCATCTACCATTCTCGGCTCGGTAACTGAACAGGCAAGCAAGGCTACTGGACTTCCTGAGGGAATCCCGGTTGTTTCTACTGCAAATGACAAGGCAGTGGAAGGCCTTGGTGCTGGATTGGCTGATAAAGGAACCGTTCTTGTGTCACTGGGAACCTACATCACCAGTATGATGGTAGGAGACACGTACCAAGAGGATGCAACGTACTATTGGAGCAATCCAGGGGCAGTACCCGGTGAATTCCTCTATGAAAGCAATGGAATTCGCAGGGGAATGGCGACCGTCACCTGGATCAAGGACCTGATGGGAACAGGATTGGTAGAATCAGCCAAGGAGCATAATATGTCTCCAGAAGCGTATCTGAATGTCTTGGGTAAGGACGTAAGCGCTGGTTGTGACGGACTGTACACCATCTTGCATTGGCTTGCCCGGCCCACCCAGCAATGGGAAAGGGGCATCATGATCGGCTTCAATGGCAAGCATAAGGGAAAACACATGTTCCGCTCTGTGCTTGAAGGCATCTCGATGACCATGAAGAACCATGCTCAGGCGATGTGTGATGAGATGGGAGTTGAGATCAAACATCTTATTGTAAGTGGCGGTGGCTCCAATGGGGAACTTTTCATGCAGATCCTCGCAGATGTATTTGGCGTACCTGCCCACAGGAACCAAACCAACGAGTCAGCAAGTATGGGGGCGGCCATCTGCACCGCTCTTGCACTCGGGATATATCCCGACAGGGCATCGGCTATCGAGCATATGGTGAGAGTACGGGACACATTCCTCCCAGATAAGGCAAATGTTGCATTGTATGAAAGAATCAATCGAGAGGTGTATACAAAAATCAGTCCTGCTACAGAAGAGGTATTGCAGGCATCCCATCGTATTTTTCATGATTAA
- a CDS encoding GGDEF domain-containing protein gives MNPLIIVDIFSMVPLFFTIYLATRHLSGSRQNRYYILASYITLALLAVEVLGYIMAGRTAAYAIIIHLLSNTVYFILIPAVSLIILWYLGYSEYGKTIKRLLYTPLALNAILAILSIQNGWFFSVNTSNEYIRGPFFYVTTCISYSYYILILIQLFRMRHTTIFPSKFLVALVYCLPIIATIIQFFYLEDSYITSSIATALLLYYLIVQEAKFDFDLPTKARNRIAFERMLAIAEQRNQELVFILFDMNNLKGVNDTWGHHEGDHLLLSLAELLNKAFSPDGKVFRIGGDEFCVIFTRAKIGKRQSRMEQFEMKLLEANTKLAHPIDVAWGYAESSNDEGKSIRDAFTLADKAMYRHKAALKESELS, from the coding sequence ATGAACCCACTTATCATTGTAGATATCTTCAGCATGGTTCCCTTGTTCTTTACTATTTACCTGGCTACACGACATCTCAGTGGGTCAAGGCAGAATAGGTACTATATCCTTGCCTCCTACATTACCCTCGCGTTGCTGGCTGTTGAAGTGCTGGGGTACATCATGGCAGGTCGTACAGCTGCGTATGCCATTATTATCCACTTGCTTTCCAACACGGTCTATTTCATCCTAATTCCAGCAGTTTCACTCATCATCCTCTGGTATCTTGGGTATAGTGAGTATGGAAAGACAATAAAAAGACTTCTCTATACCCCCTTGGCCTTGAACGCTATACTGGCGATTCTCTCGATACAGAACGGTTGGTTTTTCTCTGTGAATACCTCCAACGAGTATATCAGGGGACCCTTCTTCTATGTTACCACCTGTATCTCTTACTCCTACTACATCCTCATCCTTATACAGCTCTTCAGGATGAGGCATACTACCATATTCCCAAGCAAGTTCCTGGTTGCCTTGGTCTATTGCTTGCCCATCATTGCAACAATTATCCAGTTTTTCTACCTAGAGGACTCCTATATCACCAGTTCCATTGCAACGGCACTATTGCTGTACTATCTTATCGTGCAGGAAGCAAAGTTCGATTTCGACCTGCCTACCAAGGCACGAAACCGTATTGCTTTTGAACGGATGCTGGCTATAGCAGAACAAAGAAACCAGGAGCTGGTCTTTATACTCTTTGATATGAACAACCTTAAAGGAGTCAATGATACCTGGGGACACCATGAGGGAGACCACCTGCTCTTATCCTTGGCAGAGTTGCTCAATAAAGCGTTCTCACCTGATGGAAAAGTATTCAGGATTGGTGGTGATGAGTTCTGTGTAATTTTTACCAGAGCCAAGATAGGCAAGAGACAATCCAGGATGGAACAATTTGAAATGAAGCTGCTGGAAGCCAATACCAAGCTTGCCCATCCTATCGATGTTGCATGGGGATATGCAGAGTCAAGCAACGATGAAGGCAAATCAATCCGGGATGCCTTCACCCTTGCTGACAAAGCGATGTACCGCCATAAGGCAGCGCTCAAGGAAAGTGAACTATCCTAG